A single region of the Silene latifolia isolate original U9 population chromosome 8, ASM4854445v1, whole genome shotgun sequence genome encodes:
- the LOC141595634 gene encoding protein NEGATIVE GRAVITROPIC RESPONSE OF ROOTS-like, whose product MKLLSWMQSKISGNQNISKPHIHPSHGNQIIKPVDQKEEFSDWPNGVLSIGTLFNKGLKDDTIKEHNNEVKDTSSKHEQDLTFEEVNQLQKELNTIISSTDLDLFSGFEAEKNNHGPSSNLEEHDHEENDDQHYTIVPSNKAKDVCLDNNTSNAIRKKSLSFLLKKIFICGGGFGPTISLRDPTMLPPKTRINKMLRALLRKKIHPQSNCQTMARNICLERRQTDDDYDYDENNDHNANFYLEGSDNSKWVKTDTEYIVLEI is encoded by the exons ATGAAG CTTTTAAGTTGGATGCAGAGTAAGATTAGTGGAAATCAAAACATTAGTAAACCACATATTCATCCTTCTCATGGAA ATCAAATTATAAAACCAGTAGATCAAAAAGAAGAATTCAGTGACTGGCCAAATGGGGTTCTCTCAATTGGGACACTATTCAACAAAGGGTTAAAAGATGACACAATCAAAGAACACAATAACGAGGTTAAAGATACTTCCTCAAAACATGAACAAGATTTGACTTTCGAAGAAGTTAATCAACTTCAAAAGGAGTTAAATACGATAATTTCTTCAACCGATCTTGATTTGTTCTCGGGTTTTGAGGCCGAAAAAAACAATCATGGTCCATCATCCAACTTGGAGGAACATGATCACGAAGAAAATGATGATCAGCATTATACCATCGTCCCAAGTAACAAAGCGAAAGATGTTTGCTTAGATAATAACACGAGTAATGCAATTAGAAAGAAGTCTTTGTCTTTCCTACTCAAGAAGATCTTCATTTGTGGCGGCGGGTTTGGCCCGACAATTAGTTTAAGAGATCCGACAATGTTACCCCCTAAGACAAGAATCAACAAG ATGTTGAGGGCATTACTGAGAAAGAAGATACATCCACAGAGTAATTGCCAAACCATGGCAAGAAACATATGTTTGGAGAGAAGACAAACAgatgatgattatgattatgatgagAATAATGATCACAATGCAAACTTTTACCTTGAAGGATCTGATAACAGCAAATGGGTCAAGACTGATACTGaat ATATTGTTCTGGAGATTTAA